Part of the Dehalococcoidia bacterium genome, CCCGCCTCGCCCTGACCCGGCTCATTTCTGATGGCCGCATCCACCCGACGCGGATCGAAGAGGTTGTCGAAAAGTGCCGGGCTGAGATCGAGAACGAGATCAAGCTCGCCGGCGAGGAGGCCGCCCTCAAAGCCAACTGCCCGGGCCTCCATCCGGAGATCGTGCGCACGCTGGGGCGGCTCAAGTACCGCACCAGCTACGGGCAGAACCAGCTCATGCACGCTGTGGAGTCCGCGCACATCGCCGCCATGCTGGCCCGCGAGCTCGGCGCCGACGTGAACGTCGCTCGCCGCGGCGCCCTCCTCCATGACCTCGGCAAGGCTATCGACCGGGAGGTCGAGGGCACCCACGCCCTGCTTGGCGCCGACCTGGCAAGGCGCTTCGGCGTCCAGGAGGCGGTGGCTCACTGCATCGAGGCCCACCACGAGGAGGTGCAGCCTTCGACCATCGAGGCGATCATCGTCCAGGTCGCTGACTCCATCAGTGGCGGCCGGCCCGGCGCCCGCATGGAATCGCTGGAGTCCTACATCAAGCGCCTCGAGGCGCTGGAGACAGTCGCCACGAGCTTCCCTGGGGTCGAGAAAGCGTTCGCAATCCAGGCTGGCCGCGAAGTGCGCATCATCGTCAAACCGGAAGAGATCGACGACCTGGGCTCGATGCGCCTCGCGCGTGACGTGAGCAAGAAGATCGAGGAGACGATGGAGTACCCGGGCCAGATCAAGGTCACCGTCGTCCGGGAGACGCGCGCCACCGAGTACGCCCGGTGAGACCTCAGCCCAGCCCTCTCTCCGCGGCGGAGAGGGGGCTTTCAGAGTGCTGGGAAGTCCGCAGTTGCTGACGCGGCGCCGCGGAGTCGGCCATGG contains:
- the rny gene encoding ribonuclease Y, with the translated sequence MLLAIVVGVVAGVLGMVLGALLGIALRERREKGKLAAAEADAARIIAEAQTREKELLLEAKEEAIRIRAQAEAEAKERRQEVLRLEERVLQKEENLDRKAEALERRDRAVAEREQHLEEARAKLEDLQRQRVAEIERVAHLTTQEARGILLAEIEGEVREEANRIVREMESRAREDGAMRAREILTATVQRMSAEAVSESTVTVVPIPSEEMKGRIIGREGRNIRALEHATGIDLIIDDTPDAVMLSGFDGVRREVARLALTRLISDGRIHPTRIEEVVEKCRAEIENEIKLAGEEAALKANCPGLHPEIVRTLGRLKYRTSYGQNQLMHAVESAHIAAMLARELGADVNVARRGALLHDLGKAIDREVEGTHALLGADLARRFGVQEAVAHCIEAHHEEVQPSTIEAIIVQVADSISGGRPGARMESLESYIKRLEALETVATSFPGVEKAFAIQAGREVRIIVKPEEIDDLGSMRLARDVSKKIEETMEYPGQIKVTVVRETRATEYAR